The following DNA comes from Streptomyces sp. NBC_00690.
ACCCCAGACGCCGGAGTCCTGGCCGGACTCAAGCGCCCACTGCAGGCACTGCTCCATGACGGGGCAGCGACGGCAGACGGCCTTGGCTTCCTCGATCTGCAGCAGCGCAGGACCGGTGTTGCCGATGGGGAAGAAGAGCTCGGGGTCTTCCTCGCGGCAAACGGCGTTGTGACGCCAGTCCATGGCTGCTACCTCTCTTTGTATGACATGCAGGTTGCTTGTGAATGTGAACGCTTTCACGAATCCCCCCACAACGGAAGGGCCGAACGCCGAACACGCCGACGTGGTCCAGGGTTTAGAGGAGGGGTTCTGGCGGTCTGTGGGGCCGATTCTGCGGGCCGTCCCGATCGCCATGAAGAGACTCGCAAACCTCGGCGACGGATACAACCCCTTCCGGAAACTTTTTTTTGATTCCTCGGTGTCGACTAGGTCACAGCCGTACTTCTATGGGGTGGAGTCCAGTCCGTACGTTCGAGATAAAGGACTAGAGGCCCTTCCACTCACACAATCACACGCAGTGCACGGCGTACGCCTGTGAACGTCACGCTCGTACGGAGCCCCAGATGGTCACCGTCCATCTGAAAGGGCAGCGGAACCTTTGAATTCAAGGTGAAGTCAGTGAGGTCGTGGAGTGTCGTCGCGTGCTTGCCGTGCGGCCCTCGCTCGGGGCTCGACATCAACAGCTGTGTGGCATAGCGGGCTACGGCCGGCGTCGACAGTTTGGTCAGACCGAGAACGTCGAGACCGGTGTCGAAGGACGCCTTCGGAGAGGCGTACAGCGGCCGATTGCCCAGGAAGCTCCACGGAGACGTATTGCAGACTATGGAGAGCGCGAGATCGGTGATCGGATCGGCGCCGGGGCGCTCCAGGGAGATCACGCCCTGTCTGCGGTGGGGGTCGTCCAGGAACTGGCGCATGACCTGGCGCACGTACAGCGCATGGGTCGACCGCTTCCCCCGGGCCCGCTGCTGTTCGACGCGACCGATCACACTGGCGTCGAAGCCGACCCCGGCGCAGAAGGTGAACCAGCGGGAGGGCACGGACTCGTCCTCCGTGCCGGGCGTGCCCGACGCCAGGCCGAGGCCCACCGTCCGCTCGCTCTTCTCGCGGAGCGCGTCCAAGATCGCACCCGTGGCTTCGACGGCGTCATTGGGGATCCCGAGCGCACGGGCGAAGACATTGGTGGAACCGCCCGGCACGACCGCGAGCCGCGGCAGCCCCTCCGGCTCGGGCCCGTGGTGGAGCAGGCCGTTCACGACCTCGTTGACCGTGCCGTCCCCGCCCAGCGCGACGACCAGGTCGATCTCGCCGGATTCGGCGGCCCGGCGCGCCAGGTCACGGCCGTGGCCCCGGTACTCCGTGGTGATGGCTTCCAGCTTCATCTCGCTGGCCAGTGCATGGATCAACACATCACGGGTGCGTGCACTGGTGGTGGTAGCTGCTGGGTTGACCACGAGGAGTGCGCGCATGTGAGGCAGCGTACCCACCTGGGGGTACCTGGCCCAGTTCGGGTGCAGGCCGCGAGGGTGCCAGGTGGGACGGCGGGCCCGCTCCTGAGCACGGCGAACCCTGCTCCGGCCCGGTGGGAGTGGGGCCGGTTACCCTGCTGGGGTGAGTACTGACCCGACCCCCCGCCCCGCCCGCCTGACCGCCGCCGCGGCCGTGTCCGGCCTGGAGGGCCTGGCGCTGGTCGGCTACGGCATCTACATGCTGGTGATGGGGTTGCTCGGCAGCCCCGAGAGCCCGACCCAGGCCGAGATGGGCGGATTGACCATGATCGCGCTCGGCGCACTGCCCTTGGCCGCCGCCCGCGGTCTGCTCGGGCAGCGCAGCTGGAGCCGGGGCCCCGCGATGATCACCCATCTGATGGCGCTGATCCCCGCGTGGACGCTGCTGCGTTCATCGGGCGGACTGATTCCGCTCGGGATGCTCGTCGCCGCCGTCGCCGTGACCGGACTGGTGCTCCTCGTCAATCCGACGACGACCCAGGCCCTGGGGATCCGCGGTCCCGGCGCCCGCGACGCATAGGCACGGCGGCACACTCGACGGGCGAACCGTCACAGGCGTACGAGGGACGACAGGGCCGGTGCGGCAGGGGCCCAGAGGGCGTCCAGGGGCTCCTGAGACGGCCTTGCCGCGCCACGTGGGGCATTCCCGCCCGACCATGGCTGAGCTCGCCGCCACCGACCGCCCCGCGCTTTTTGATCGCCGAGCGTGACGGCTATGCCGGTGCAGGACCTCCGGCCCGGAACGCAGAGCGGGCCGTGACCACCAGGAGCGGTCACGGCCCGAACAGCCCCGAATAGCGAGGACAGCCCCCGCTACTCCTCCACCAGCAACTTCTCCCGCAGTTGCGCCAGGGTGCGGGCCAGCAGCCGCGATACGTGCATCTGCGAGATTCCCACCTCCTGGGCGATCTGCGACTGCGTCATGTTGCCGAAGAACCGCAGCAGTAGGATCCGCTTCTCGCGCGGCGGCAGATCCTCCAACAGCGGCTTGAGTGACTCGCGGTACTCGACACCTTCCAGCGCCTCGTCCTCGGAGCCCAGGGTGTCGGCCACCGCAGGGGACTCGTCATCCGTGTCGGGCACGTCCAGCGAGAGCGTCGAGTAGGCGTTCGCCGACTCCAAGCCCTCCAGGACCTCCTCTTCGGAGATGCCGAGCCGTTCGGCCAACTCATGCACGGTCGGCGAGCGGCCGTGCTGCTGCGACAGCTCCGCCGTCGCCGTCGTCAAGGAGAGCCGCAGCTCCTGGAGGCGACGCGGCACCCGTACCGCCCAGCCCTTGTCCCGGAAGTGGCGCTTGATCTCGCCGACCACCGTGGGCGTGGCGTAGGTGGAGAATTCGACACCGCGCTCCGGGTCGAACCGGTCCACCGACTTGATCAGCCCGATCGTCGCGACCTGGGTGAGGTCGTCGAGCGGCTCCCCGCGATTGCGGAACCGTCGGGCCAGATGCTCGACCAGAGGTAGATGCATCCGGACCAGCCGATTGCGCAGCTCCGCCTTCTCAGCAGACCCATCCGGGAGCTTTCGGAGCTCGACGAACATCGCCCGAGCCCCGCTGCGGTCACGTGGATCGTGCTGCTGATCGTCGGTCATGAAATCTGCCCTCCCCCTGACACTCGGCTGGCTGAGGTCCTCCCCGACGGAGTTGGGGGGTGCGCCCCCGACCTGTGCCGGCTCCGCCCCTGCCGGGTGGCCGTCGACTCCGTCCACCGGGTGTGGCCTTGCCTGCTGTTCCGGGAAGTCATGCACCGCGGGTGCCTCGTCGCGCACCGGACCGTCCTCGTTCCGCACTGGACCGTCCCCGTCTCTCATGCCGGCCCGGGGCCGGCGCCGCGCTGTTTGTACAGACTGATGGAGACCGTCCGGTCATCGGCGACCGACGAGTCGACCTTCCCCGCCAAGGCGGAGAGCACCGTCCACGCGAAGGTGTCGCGCTCCGGCGCCCGGCCGTCGGTCGTCGGCGCGGAGACCGTGACCTCCAGCGAGTCGTCGATGAGCCGGAACACACAGCTGAGGACCGAACCGGGAACCGCCTGCTGCAACAGGATGGCGCACGCCTCGTCGACCGCGATCCGCAGATCCTCGATTTCGTCGAGGGTGAAGTCCAATCGCGCCGCGAGACCGGCCGTGGCCGTACGCAACACCGACAGATAGGCACCCGCTGCGGGCAGCCGGACTTCCACGAAGTCCTGGGTCCCGGGCTCGCCTGCGATCTGGGACACCCTCACCTCCAAGGTGTACAAGCTCTTTCGGGGCCGCGGGAGAAAGATCCCGAAGCCGTCGCTACACAGTCCGTGCGTAGCAGTACTGGCCCGGCGACGCTATCGCGATCCATAGCGTTGTGTCGCAGGACCCCCATCCTCAGCAACTGTCACTCATGGTAGGCATATAGCCACACACAGTGGCTAGAGGTCTGCGTGACCCAATTGCGAGGATGCGGGGGAGGGTTGACGTACCCAGACTTCAGACGATCGAACCGTCGACAAAGCACCATCGCCAGCTCTCACCTGGCTCGAAGCTCCGCATCACCGGGTGGCCGGTCTCGGCGAAGTGGGCGCTCGCGTGCCTCAGCGGCGATGAATCGCAGCAGCCCACGGAACCGCAGACCAGACAGAGCCGCAGATGCACGGGCTGGACCCCCGCGGCGAGGCACGCCTGACAGGTCTCGCTCGACGGAGCCGGCTCCGGGCGAGGCAGTGCTGCTGTGTGCGGACACTCGCTCATGTTCGCCAGGTTACGGCGCGAAGGGCGGACGTTCTCGCTGGGAGCGCCGAACCGCCGGAATGGGCGTGAGACGACGGGATGCGACGGGATGTGCCGGGACGTATGGGGGCGCGACGGGGCGTTCGGGGGCGTTAGGAGGGGCTTCGCCGTCCGATCGGCCATGCTGTCGCCCGGACGAGCGGCGCCGGGTGCCCAGGCGACGGGTCGGGCAGCCGACCGAGGCCGAGCAGGGCCGGGCCGGATCCCAGGACACCGAGGGACGAGCATGAGGGACGGCGCATGGACGCATTGCCACTGGTGGCGCTGATCGCGGTCAGCGCCGTGATCGCGGGAGCCGCCCGCAGAACACCCGTACCGCCACCGCTGCTCCTGGTCACGATCGGGCTGATCGCCGCGTACGTCCCCGGGGTGCCGGACTACACGCTCGATCCGCACATCGTGCTTCCGCTGCTGCTGCCTCCCCTGCTGCACACGGCCGCGCTCGACAGCTCGTACCTCGACCTCCGCGCCAATGTGCGACCCGTCGCGCTGCTGTCTGTGGGGTACGTCCTCTTCGCCACGGTGTCGGTCGGCTATCTCGCCCACCAGTTGATCCCGGAACTGCCGTTGACGGCCGCGCTGGTGCTCGGAGCCGTGATCGCGCCGCCGGACGCGGTCGCGGCGACGGCCATCGCCCGCCGGCTGGGGTTGCCGAACCGGATCACCACGATCCTCCAGGGCGAGTCGCTGGTGAACGACGCGACGGCGATCACCGCCTACAAGGTGGCGCTCGCCGCAGCGATCGGTGAAGGGGCCAGCTGGGCCGGGGGGATCGGCGAGTTCCTGCTGGCAGCGGTCGGCGGGGTCGGGGTGGGGCTGCTGCTGATGGTGCCGATCCACTGGCTGCGCACGCATCTGAAGGAGGCGCTGCTCCAGAACACCCTGTCGTTGCTGATTCCGTTCATCGCGTACGCCGCCGCCGAGCAGGTCCATGCCTCCGGGGTGCTCGCCGTGGTGGTCGTGGCGCTCTACCTCGGACATCGTCGCTGGCAGGTGGACTTCGCCACCCGGCTCCAGGAGGAGGCGGTGTGGAAGATGGTGGGCTTCATCCTGGAGTCCACGGTCTTCGCGCTGATCGGCCTCCAGCTGCCCTATGTGCTCGAAGGGCTGGGCACCTACGGCGTCGCCGAATCCCTGGGGTACGCGATCGGGGTCTTCGTCTTCGTGGTGGCGATGCGCTACCTGTGGGTCTTTCCCGCCACCTTCTTGCCGCGCACGCTGTCGACGCGCATCAGGGAGCGGGAGCCGGGCGTCGACTGGCGGGCACCAGTGGTCGTGGGCTGGGCGGGGATGCGGGGCGTCGTCTCCCTGGCGATCGCGTTCTCCATCCCCCTGACCACGGCCGCCGACGAGCCCTTTCCGGCGCGGAACCTGGTGCTGTTCCTGACCTTCACCACCGTGATCGGCACCCTGGTGGTCCAGGGGCTGACCCTGCCGGCGCTCATCCGGCTGCTCAAACTGCCGAAGAAGGACCGCTACGCCGAGACGCTGGCCGAGGCTCAGGCGCAGAATGAGGCGTCCGAGGCGGCGGACGAACGGCTCGATGAGTTGCTGACGGACGAGCGCAATGCGCTGCCGCAAGCACTGGCGGACCGGTTGCGGACGGTGATGGAGCGACGGCGCAATGCGGTCTGGGAGCGGCTCGGCTCGGTCAACGAGCGAACGGGGGAGTCCGCCGACGACACCTATCGACGACTGGCGGGGGAGATGATCGAAGCCGAGCGCGAGGTGTTCGTACGGTTGCGGGACGCCCGCAGCATCGATGACGAGATGATGCGCACGTTGCTCAGGCGCCTCGACCTGGAGGAGGCCGCCGCCTATCGGGAGGAGGAGTCGGGCTGACCCGTGATGACGGCTGCCAGTCGGGTGCCGGGGGGGAAGACACCCTCCGTGGCGAGCACGGTCAGACCCCAGAGCATTTTGGCGACATATGTACGCTCCACGGGGAGTTCGTGACGTGCTTCGAACTCAGCTGCGAATGCGTTCAGTTCGGGTGTGGTCCGGGCGTAGCCCCCGCAGTGGAAGCGTTCGTCCAGGGACCAGGCCCCTCGGCGACCGCCGAAGGCGGAGCGTTGGATGCGGAGCGTCTCGGCGGCCAGGAAGTCGCCTTTGAGTACGGGGAACGCCAGCGCCCGCTGGTCCGGCCCGAGACCGGCGGCCAGTCCGGCGAGGGTGCCTCCGGTGCCGCAGGCGACGGCGGCCACATCCGCCCGCCCACGCAGCTCCCGGCCGAGAGAGGCGCACCCCTCGGCGGCGAGGGCGTTACTGCCGCCTTCGGGGATCACATAGGCGTCGTCCGGTGCCGAGTCGCGCAGCAGGCGCGCCAGCACCTCGGGCTCGCTCTTGCGGCGGTAGGTGGCCCTGTCGACGAAGACCAGCCGCATCCCGTGGTCGGCGCATCGGGCGAGGGAGTCGTTGAGGGGGCGGTGGGCCAACTCGTCCCCGCGGACCACGCCGATCGTGGGGCAGCCGAGCAGTCTGCCGGCCGCTGCCGTGGCCCGCAGGTGGTTGGAGTAGGCGCCGCCGAAGGTCAGCAGGGGGCGCCCGGCCGCGGCCCTGAGATTGGGCGCCAGTTTGCGCCATTTGTTGCCGGGGATGTCCGGGTGGATCAGATCGTCGCGCTTGAGCAGCAGACGGAGGCCGTGGCGGGCGAAGCGCTCATCGTCGACTGGTTGGAGCGGAGAGGGCAGCCGGGGCTCCAAGGCGGCGGTGGGGTCGGGCGCTGACATCGGCATGCACCCATTGTCACCTGCGCGGACAGGGCGATCCTCGGGTGGGCGGGGTCGGCTCGATCCGGCCGCGGAGCCGGTCAGGCGGGCCGCCCACCGGGCCGGCCCGGTGGGCCGGGCATCATTTCAGCCGCTCCTGCACGCGCTCCCGCAGCCAGGCCATGGTGAAGCCCCTGGGATCGGGCTTGCCTGGCTGCCACTCCAGATGTCCGATGACCGAACGCGCACCCCAGCCGTGCACCCGGCACACGGCGGCCGACGCCTTCTCGATCGCCGTCAGTTGGGCGGCGGGCCAGGGGTCCTTGCCGTCGCCGAGGTTGATGCACTCGAAACCGTAGAAGTACCGGTTGCCGTCCGTGTTGGCCTCGTTGTCCGGGGGCAGGGCCTTCTCGGCGATGACCGCCCGCAGGACGTCGTCGTCGCCCATGCCGGCGTGGTTGGCGCGACCGAAGCCGACGAGGTGCACGGTGCCCTCCTTGTCGATGACGCCGTGGCACAGCGGTCCCGGTAGATCGCTGCGCCCGTCGCGGCACAGGGCGACAGTTCCCGCCGTGCCCCGGGTGACGGTGTGGTGGATCATCACTCCGTGCACGGGCCCCCAGGGTCCCTTGTGGTTGCGGTTGTGGGTGCGCCAGTCACCGACTTGGACGACGGTCAGCCCCTCGTCGCGAAGCGCTTTGAGGAACGTGCTCGCGGACATGGGTGAGGCCATGGCCGACTCCCTGAGGTACAGAGGGGTACGGAATGTTCCGTACTTGGCTTGTCCAGCCTTTACCCGCTGCCCCGTCGGGAGCCATGCGTACGAGTGGTGTGCGAGCCGATTCGGTCACTCAATCAAACGGATTGTTGAATTCTGCGCAACATGCCCCGTTAGTCGGTAAGTATTCCCATCCGTTCGTGTAATGGTGCTGGCCCATCCACACTGCAAGTCTTTCCCTCGCAGGTCAGGCCGGCTGGTCGGACCTCGCAGATCAGACTGTGATCGAGAGGGAGTCCTATGTCGGTTGGTTCGGTTGGTTCTGTCGGCGACGAAGTACGTGATCAGCAGGCGCCACAGCAGCAGAGCCTCGGCACGGCAGCCGCGCGGAATCTCGCGACCACCACCAAGTCCGCACCCCAGATGCAGGAGATCACCTCACGGTGGCTGCTGCGGGCGCTGCCGTGGGTGCAGGTGCAGGGCGGCACCTATCGGGTGAACCGCCGACTGAGTTACGCGGTGGGTGACGGCCGGGTCACCTTCGTCCAGACCGGTGAGCGGGTCGCGGTGATCCCCGCCGAGTTGGGGGAGCTGCCCGCGTTGCGGCAGTACGACGACGAGGGTGTCCTCGGCGAATTGGCGAACCGTTGCGAGCAGCAGGAGTTCAGCGCAGGTCAACTGCTGGCGGAGGCGGGCTCGCCCGCAGACCGCGTCCTGCTGCTGGCCCACGGCAGGGTCGAGCAGATCGGCACCGGCCCCTACGGGGACGAAGCCGTCGTCAACGTCCTTGCCGACGGTGCCTACCTGGGCGAGCAAGCGCTGGTGGAAGCCGACGCCACCTGGCAGTACACCGCCCGTGCAGCCACCGCCTGCACCGTTCTCGTGCTCACCCGCAGCGACGTGCTCAACCTCGCGGAGCGGGCGGAGTCGCTGCGGACCCATCTGGCGGGGGTCGCGGCCCTGCCCCGCCAGCGGACCAACAAGTACGGCGAGGCGGCCATCGACCTCTCCGCCGGCCATGTCGGCGAAGCGGTGGTGCCGCACACCTTCGTCGACTACGAGGCGTCCCCCCGCGAGTACGAACTGAGCGTCGCGCAGACCGTTCTGAAGGTCCACAGCCGGGTTGCCGACCTGTACAACCAGCCGATGAACCAGACCGAGCAGCAGTTGCGGCTCACGGTCGAGGCGCTGCGCGAGCGCCAGGAGGACGAGCTCATCAACAACCGGGAGTTCGGTCTCCTGGCCAACTGCGACTACGAGCAGCGCCTCCAGCCCCACGACGGCGCGCCCAGCCCCGACGACATGGACGAACTGCTCTCCCGGCGGCGGGGATCGAAGCTCTTCCTCGCTCACCCGAGGGCCATCGCCGCCTTCGGTCGCGAGTGCAACCGGCGCGGACTGGTGCCGCAGAGCGTGGAGGTGGGTGGACACCATGTGCCGGCGTGGCGTGGTGTGCCCATCTTCCCCAGCAACAAGATCCCGATCACCCCGGCCCGGACCACGTCCATCATCTGTATGCGTACCGGTGAGGCCGAGCAGGGTGTCATCGGGCTCCAGCAGGCGGGCATTCCGGACGAGATCGAGCCGAGCCTGTCCGTGCGCTTCATGGGCATCGACGAGCAGGCGATCATCTCCTACCTCGTCACGGCGTACTACTCGGCCGCGGTCCTCGTCCCTGACGCGTTGGGCGTCCTGGAGAACGTCGAGGTGAGCCGCTGGAGCTGAGCCGTCACCGGCCGGGGCGGCCATGCTCACACCCGCCCCGGCCGCCGCTGCGCCCTGTCGCACCCGGCTGCTCCTCGCATCTTCGACTTCCAGGACCGGCCCTGCCGCCCGGCTCCCCGTGCTCCGGCCGGCGGGGCAGGGGGCGGTGTCCGGCCGTGCTTGCCGCTTTGGGGCCCCACCGCTGTGAACCGCCCCGTCCGTCCCGTGAAAGGACCAGCCGTTGACCATGTCGGAGGCCGTCGAGGGCCGTGAGGCCCTCGCCCTTCTGGAACGTACCCGCGACGCCGTCGATCCCCGACTCCGTGCAGCCGTCGAATCTCTGCCCGGTTCCCTGCGCCACGTCGCGATGTACCACTTCGGGTGGGAGCACGCGGACGGGACCTCCGCCACCAAGCCCGCCGGGAAGGCCATCAGACCCGCCTTGGTGCTGGCCACTGTCCGTGCGCTTGGCGGAGAGCCGCGACAGGCCGTGCAGGCCGCGGCTGCCGTGGAGTTGGCACACAACTTCACGCTCCTGCA
Coding sequences within:
- a CDS encoding WhiB family transcriptional regulator, with translation MDWRHNAVCREEDPELFFPIGNTGPALLQIEEAKAVCRRCPVMEQCLQWALESGQDSGVWGGLSEDERRAMKRRAARNRARNASA
- a CDS encoding diacylglycerol/lipid kinase family protein, whose protein sequence is MRALLVVNPAATTTSARTRDVLIHALASEMKLEAITTEYRGHGRDLARRAAESGEIDLVVALGGDGTVNEVVNGLLHHGPEPEGLPRLAVVPGGSTNVFARALGIPNDAVEATGAILDALREKSERTVGLGLASGTPGTEDESVPSRWFTFCAGVGFDASVIGRVEQQRARGKRSTHALYVRQVMRQFLDDPHRRQGVISLERPGADPITDLALSIVCNTSPWSFLGNRPLYASPKASFDTGLDVLGLTKLSTPAVARYATQLLMSSPERGPHGKHATTLHDLTDFTLNSKVPLPFQMDGDHLGLRTSVTFTGVRRALRVIV
- a CDS encoding RNA polymerase sigma factor SigF, translating into MRDGDGPVRNEDGPVRDEAPAVHDFPEQQARPHPVDGVDGHPAGAEPAQVGGAPPNSVGEDLSQPSVRGRADFMTDDQQHDPRDRSGARAMFVELRKLPDGSAEKAELRNRLVRMHLPLVEHLARRFRNRGEPLDDLTQVATIGLIKSVDRFDPERGVEFSTYATPTVVGEIKRHFRDKGWAVRVPRRLQELRLSLTTATAELSQQHGRSPTVHELAERLGISEEEVLEGLESANAYSTLSLDVPDTDDESPAVADTLGSEDEALEGVEYRESLKPLLEDLPPREKRILLLRFFGNMTQSQIAQEVGISQMHVSRLLARTLAQLREKLLVEE
- a CDS encoding anti-sigma regulatory factor — protein: MSQIAGEPGTQDFVEVRLPAAGAYLSVLRTATAGLAARLDFTLDEIEDLRIAVDEACAILLQQAVPGSVLSCVFRLIDDSLEVTVSAPTTDGRAPERDTFAWTVLSALAGKVDSSVADDRTVSISLYKQRGAGPGPA
- a CDS encoding UBP-type zinc finger domain-containing protein, which codes for MSECPHTAALPRPEPAPSSETCQACLAAGVQPVHLRLCLVCGSVGCCDSSPLRHASAHFAETGHPVMRSFEPGESWRWCFVDGSIV
- a CDS encoding Na+/H+ antiporter, producing MDALPLVALIAVSAVIAGAARRTPVPPPLLLVTIGLIAAYVPGVPDYTLDPHIVLPLLLPPLLHTAALDSSYLDLRANVRPVALLSVGYVLFATVSVGYLAHQLIPELPLTAALVLGAVIAPPDAVAATAIARRLGLPNRITTILQGESLVNDATAITAYKVALAAAIGEGASWAGGIGEFLLAAVGGVGVGLLLMVPIHWLRTHLKEALLQNTLSLLIPFIAYAAAEQVHASGVLAVVVVALYLGHRRWQVDFATRLQEEAVWKMVGFILESTVFALIGLQLPYVLEGLGTYGVAESLGYAIGVFVFVVAMRYLWVFPATFLPRTLSTRIREREPGVDWRAPVVVGWAGMRGVVSLAIAFSIPLTTAADEPFPARNLVLFLTFTTVIGTLVVQGLTLPALIRLLKLPKKDRYAETLAEAQAQNEASEAADERLDELLTDERNALPQALADRLRTVMERRRNAVWERLGSVNERTGESADDTYRRLAGEMIEAEREVFVRLRDARSIDDEMMRTLLRRLDLEEAAAYREEESG
- a CDS encoding 1-aminocyclopropane-1-carboxylate deaminase/D-cysteine desulfhydrase, with the translated sequence MSAPDPTAALEPRLPSPLQPVDDERFARHGLRLLLKRDDLIHPDIPGNKWRKLAPNLRAAAGRPLLTFGGAYSNHLRATAAAGRLLGCPTIGVVRGDELAHRPLNDSLARCADHGMRLVFVDRATYRRKSEPEVLARLLRDSAPDDAYVIPEGGSNALAAEGCASLGRELRGRADVAAVACGTGGTLAGLAAGLGPDQRALAFPVLKGDFLAAETLRIQRSAFGGRRGAWSLDERFHCGGYARTTPELNAFAAEFEARHELPVERTYVAKMLWGLTVLATEGVFPPGTRLAAVITGQPDSSSR
- a CDS encoding N-acetylmuramoyl-L-alanine amidase, which translates into the protein MASPMSASTFLKALRDEGLTVVQVGDWRTHNRNHKGPWGPVHGVMIHHTVTRGTAGTVALCRDGRSDLPGPLCHGVIDKEGTVHLVGFGRANHAGMGDDDVLRAVIAEKALPPDNEANTDGNRYFYGFECINLGDGKDPWPAAQLTAIEKASAAVCRVHGWGARSVIGHLEWQPGKPDPRGFTMAWLRERVQERLK
- a CDS encoding family 2B encapsulin nanocompartment shell protein is translated as MSVGSVGSVGDEVRDQQAPQQQSLGTAAARNLATTTKSAPQMQEITSRWLLRALPWVQVQGGTYRVNRRLSYAVGDGRVTFVQTGERVAVIPAELGELPALRQYDDEGVLGELANRCEQQEFSAGQLLAEAGSPADRVLLLAHGRVEQIGTGPYGDEAVVNVLADGAYLGEQALVEADATWQYTARAATACTVLVLTRSDVLNLAERAESLRTHLAGVAALPRQRTNKYGEAAIDLSAGHVGEAVVPHTFVDYEASPREYELSVAQTVLKVHSRVADLYNQPMNQTEQQLRLTVEALRERQEDELINNREFGLLANCDYEQRLQPHDGAPSPDDMDELLSRRRGSKLFLAHPRAIAAFGRECNRRGLVPQSVEVGGHHVPAWRGVPIFPSNKIPITPARTTSIICMRTGEAEQGVIGLQQAGIPDEIEPSLSVRFMGIDEQAIISYLVTAYYSAAVLVPDALGVLENVEVSRWS